One Mercenaria mercenaria strain notata chromosome 12, MADL_Memer_1, whole genome shotgun sequence DNA segment encodes these proteins:
- the LOC123535105 gene encoding uncharacterized protein LOC123535105, with translation MALRQDVWLGLISCRKSAARFQQHMYSLRVIVLPSNYTDIPMAVSMKEHGFVMKTLSMNQSSTCISLIKDESAFIPVAVSLKSPALSIVLKTPSMSQLTACIPPVKEKHQLLASFKPLRKGKAACMNCPNTKVTRSTVCNHD, from the exons AGCTGTAGAAAGTCAGCAGCCAGATTTCAACAACATATGTACAGCCTTAGAGTTATTGTGCTTCCGTCTAACTATACTG ATATTCCAATGGCTGTGAGCATGAAAGAACATGGCTTTGTGATGAAGACCCTTTCCATGAATCAGTCAAGCACATGTAtatctttaattaaa GATGAGAGTGCCTTTATTCCAGTGGCTGTGAGCTTGAAATCACCTGCACTAAGTATTGTGCTGAAGACACCTTCTATGAGTCAATTAACTGCATGTATACCTCCAGTTAAA GAAAAACATCAGTTACTGGCCAGCTTTAAGCCTCTACGAAAAGGGAAAGCTGCCTGTATGAACTGTCCAAACACCAAGGTTACAAGGAGTACAGTGTGTAATCACGACTGA